The Monodelphis domestica isolate mMonDom1 chromosome 5, mMonDom1.pri, whole genome shotgun sequence DNA segment ttttttatttttatttatttttaaaacttatttaattgattaagaaacatattccatgattacatgatttgtgttctttctctcccctccttccatcccccttCCACAGCCAATGAGCATTCCACTGTCAGGCCCTCCCTTCTGACTCCCTAGGCTGGCCTTACTTAGCAATGcccaccatttttttttaatcactgtcTCTTTGCACTTGAAAAAAGGTAATTCTTATTCACATGGAAATGAATAGTAGGGAACCACAGTTAAAAGACCAATCCTGAGGCTCTGGCCTTGAGGCTGTTTGTGACTCAGCCCTCATGGGCACACAGAAAATACTGCTGTAAGAAAAAGAACGACATTCTTTGACTTTCCATATAAACAGGTACCAATTCTGATTTTATTCCTCATATTAACATACAAGAATGTTCATGACACAAAGTGAGAAATGCACAATTTTTAACCACGTCTGTAGCTTGCCTTACACCAAAGAACATTATATTCATATTCAACATTTACAGAATCAGCCCCCTAACTTTGACAAACATCTTAAAACCGTTTCCAGCATTTCTTGAAGAACTCTAGTTggtagttttttgttttgattttgttttgttttgaatcacCATCCTGTCTACCGCTACATTGGCTTTACAGTCTCCCCTAGGCCTGGATTCTTGAGTGTGTGTCCCCCAGCGCTGTCCGAGGGGTCTGGAGGCCCCCCTCTCACCCCACAGAATCCACAACAGTTCtggggtgaccctggccaagagCTGCATGGAACAGAAAGCCAGGGAGGGCTTTGTGATTTGGGTTTCTGTTGACAGGCTTCCGTGGTGGTCACCTTCGTGAAAAGATCGAGTCCTCCCAATCTTTGTGAAAAGTCCACAAGGCTGAAACGACAGCGGAAGAAATGTGACCATCCAGACGGAGATGGAGATGCCCGATTGTCCCTGTATAGATGATTACTATCAATGAATGACTCGGCTCCATTCACTAACTTGAATACTGAGCAGTTGAGGAGTTGATATGTCTCGAGAGATGCCACATTCAGAATGCCTGTCCACGTGACACCTTGAGAATGGGTCTGCGTTAAGCTCTCCACGTACAGAAACCCAGCGGCACTCTCTGGGGTGGTCAATGCCCTCCCTCCCCGCGTGCAGTGCCCAAACACCCAGCGGGCCACCAGCGGAGCCCTCACACTCATTGGGAGTAACTGCGCTCGTCTTGGCGTTGTGCTGCTCTGGGCTGGATTTTTGCAGTCACCACAGGAAATGTAAGTCACATCCTGGTCAAAAAGACCTGTCCATTTCTCACCATATAAAAAACCTGAGATTTGAGTCAGCAACTAGCTACCCttgaagaggaataaaaaaaaaaagacaaatagacaaaacagaacaaaacacaAACCAAGTTGCTGACATGAATTAAGGCTTCAAATGAGGACCACAATGTAGTTGACAAGACTCAAGCTTAAAAAGTTTaaagattaaaaggaaataagTGATATCCCTTCCCTACCTGCCattatcactttctattttcagCTGCCTGGAGTGATTGGCCATCCAGTGATTACTGCTCAGGACCAAGTGCTCTTTTTTTCTTGCCCCCTTCTACCCAAAAAACATGGCTTTTCACGTTTGGGGAACTGCTTGTGAAGAGAATGCCACAGTGTTCCCCAGCCCTTCCTCTACTTGATGTTTTGAACTTGCTTTGACTGATAAATCTGAGAATCTAATTGTGGAAAGTGTAGACACCACCATTGGAACCCTAGACTCAGGAAAGAAATGCTGCTGGGGAAGGAGATACATTCTCCCATTCCCTAAGCTCTCTCTTCCCCATAAATCCTCCCATGCCTTCAGGTTGCACGGTGACTAAACTTCAGCAATGAGTGGTGGAAATCCCGCACCACTGGCCGAGAATACCCAAGCCATTGCTGTTGCCCCCCAACACACGTTTGGTTTTAAAGAAAACACAATGGTTAGTGATCTCACTTTTCTGAAGTTTCAACTTGAACTGTAGGATGGAAATAGACTTGCCTAAGCGCTGGTTGCCGTTTAAATCAGCAGAGTGCCTGATTTCTAGCTATTTAAGTGAACTATGAGACGGTTTTCAGACTTTTCCTTCCCAAACCAGagaataaaacctttttttttttaaactcacaaTCTAGGCCCAACTGGAAATTTGTGCATGGACAGCTTAAATTGCCCTTAAAAGTATGACTAGCTAACTCCTTATTCACAATGCTTGCAGGACCGGCTACCAGAAGTGGGTAGTGGTAAAAGCCCTAATTGTACTATGTGAGGTACTtggttttttgctttttgtcaagCAGCTCTTGGAAATCACCTATTGGCCCGTCCGTTAGAAGGCTATTTCATGTCACTGATTTTACTGACTGTGCTTTGATGCTCAGATGGGCCTCGGTGGCAGTCACTTATTTCTTTTGGATTCACTACTGCGTTTCTGTCCCTAACAGGGTCTACCCGCCTGACCCCAAAGCTGGCTCAGTTTCAGGGCTAAGGTGCACTGGGAAAGAATCGGGTAAGGACTCATTGCTGAGAATTATTAGTAGCACGACTTGGAAACGGTGCCGTCTTCTATTACCAATAAAGCTTTCTTTTATGAGAACAAGAAGATGTGCAATTTATCGCATACGAAGGCTTCGTCGGTCCAGGGAAAAAGCTTCGACATGTGCCCTTCCGCTTTTAACTGGGAGAAAAATTAGCTGCTCTCCCACATGGAGACGTTACAGGAAGAGAAAACAGCTTTTACACCAAAGCCCCACTTTCCAAAAATATATACGTCCCTACATATatttcagatttacagggaatttctttttcataaagaGGAAGATGAAAATCTTCAAATAGAGTCCACACGCACCCATATCCATGGTTTCTCAGGATACTTCAATAATCTCCATGCTACCTGAAAAGCTCGACTGACTGCCCACTTTTCCCAGTTCTTCTCGTGACCTGTTTTCTGACATCATGCTCTCTCCAAACTCCATTTGGCAGCTCCTGCGTTTTAGCTGCTTTTCAAAAGGGCTCTCCTCATGCCAGCTCCGCCTCGAATCAGCTCGGTCGTTGGGCTTCTGCCGCCTGCGCACCAAAAAGGCCTGATCACTGCACGTGGGCAGCTGGCTGCAGCTGTAGGCGGAGTACCGGGCGCTGCCCCCGTAGACAGCTGATGTCGAGTAGAAGTGAGAGGACTCAGTGGCAAAATACCAGCTGTTGGTCAAGGAAGGGGCGGAAGCCTGGGGAGCCAAGATGTCTGAGTGCCAGCCCTTGAGGCCCAGCCCAGCCGCGGACTTGGCCAGATGCTGTTGGCTTGTAGAAAGGCCGAACACGAAATTGGTGCGGTAGTTGTCCTCTACACTCCCACTTCGGTGCAGAGGGGATAGCAGGGGCCTCTGGGCAGTGTTGCTGCCATTGCTTCTTCCAGGGTGCAGCCTCTTGTTCTGGCTTTCCGACTGCCAAGGAGTCTGGGTCTTCTTGGGGATGGAGGCTTCCTCCTTGTCTGGGCTGGTCTCTGGGGTctgttcagacacttcctgaacTGGAGAGAACTGGCACAGCTTGCTGCTTCCATCCAATGCGCTGGAGGGTTTGTAGTATTCCAGGGTCTCCTCCGATGAGGAGAAACTATGTAAAGAGGCCGCCATGCTAGAGGAGTACGAAATGGATTTGATATCTAGAGAGAAAGAACGCTTGAGTTTGTTGCTGTCTTCTAGTGTATCTGAAGACATGTGGAGTCCGTTGATTCCCTGTACCAGAGGACTATCCTCAAATGCTGCTAGCTGCATGCCTGGAAGACTTGCAGGGTGCACGGACCTCTGCCCCATGGGATCTGAGGTAGCAGAGTTGGTACCAATGGAGGTTTCACTCTTCTGGGCACCTTCTGAAACCGTGGCCACAAAGTCACTTGCTTTCTCTAGGTGCAGAAATTTAAGCTTGCTTTTTGTACCCAGGGCTCCAGTCTGGCTCTTAATCTTTTTCTCATAGTCCAGCAGTTGGCCCAGAAAATTGAAGTTTGGAGAAATAGTTGgccttttttctttcacaaatCTGATGGGTAGAAGGAAAGATGTTAAAAACCCAAAGTAACataatttgaacattttttttttgaagcaaGGACAGAAGTATTGGAAAAAGCTTCAGCCAAATCAACGTGGTACTCTTTGGAAGctaaaatatattaaacattAATGGAGAAACCACAGCATAAAACTATGTTCCTCTTCATACATTAATAGATAATAGGAGGGTCTTTGGATGAAAACCAGTGGGTAAGTCTGGACATCACTGCCTTCCTATTCAATGGAAAAAGAGTATTCCAGTCCCTTAAAGTGAATGTGCTAAAAGAATTTTCAAGGATGTTGTAACTGATATGAGAGATGGAGAAATCAGTCTCAACAGCAAGGCTTTCCTGCCACAATTAGGAACACTGAGGAAGATTCAGAGAGCCTATGTGCTGTGGGAATGGCTCACTGGTCCTTCCATTTCCCGTGTGACTCATCAAGGTGCTTGTAATCATATTTTCAAGGCATTTCAATGTTCAcaattttaattaagaaaataaggCATTAAATGGCCAAGGCATCAAAGGGCATATTTCCCAATGCATCTTGGTActcaaagtgacttgctcaatttAAGCCTTTATCAGGGAGTCCTCACTAAAAGCAAGTTTGTCAGAAATATAAAACTAGAGAGagggaaggcaagaaaaacatTCATAGCAGTAAAAGACTGAGAAAGTACTAACACTTCTCTATGGTCTTTTTATGTTAGAGGAGgtactatttctttaaaaaaaatatagagaactaagtttTTCTGAagagaggaaactaaggaaaaacaACCCCATTGAAATAAAATAgtttgaaacaaaagaaaagggcCAATGATTGATTGGACATTGAACATTAACTTAAGGATGAGTAGAGGGATTCAAATAATTGAGTGACCTTAGTGGGATACCagaattgattttgttctctttcacaAATAAACTTCAAAGTCAGATGGAGGATGTAGGAAGTTGGCAGAAATAAATGAGAGACATTCACACTGTGTTTTCTCCATTGGTGGTATTTAAATGCCAAAATTCTCACCTTCACATTTGCCAGTATCAGAAAAGCCTTGAACTGCCTATGTCCACCTCTGCTATTTTCCTTCCTATTTGTCATGTGGACTGTTCTAGAAAGTCCTTAAATACCCAAGCACCAACCAGTACCCATGAAGGTTCTTTGGGGCTCACGCCTGCCAACCCCACCAGCCTGCCCACTCTCTAATCAGAGACTGGTGGTGTCCACATTTCCTTGCCTTACATCTTGAGTGAAATAGCAGAGAAGCAGACCAAAAGACAATTTATCAATAAACAAACTTTGAACAGCTACTGGGGTGCTGGCAGAGACTGGGGCCTGTGCATTTCCCTCAATGATAACTAGAGTTTGCTACTTGAGTGTATCATTCATTCGTTTCCTAACATTGCCCAAAAGTTGCTTTCTCATTCCTTGTGGAAAGGGAGTTATGTCAGATGGCGAAAAAAGGGCTTATTGTGAACAATctatcacatacatatataccagATGATGATTTTAATGGATGAAAAAAGCATGATTATCTTCCCCTTGATTTGAGTAAGTAATAAAGAGAAACAACAGTGGAAGAATAGTTATGCCTAGATTTAATGTgtctaaaatttattaaatttcacTGGAAATGGGTtaatgctgaatgaatgaatatgaagTAACAAAAATGCTTAACTAAATGGGTTAATGTTGAATGAATAGGGTTAATGTTGAATGAATACTAAGGAACAAGAATTACTCGATTAAATCTTTCCCAGTTATTGAAGGACTACATTTAGATCCCAGCAGTTGGTGAAAAGCACTGTTGAAAAGGTCACTGCTCCTAGTAAGCTCATTAGAGCCCATTCCTTGCAGCTGTGAACTGATACTGAGGAATGCCCTTGCCACGTTGGCCTGTGGAGGAGGGCCAGAAGGCCATGGACAAGAGTTGTAGCAGAGATCCAGGTGTGGCTGCCCTGTGCTAATAGACAGAAGATCCCACACTGAGTGCAGATCCCATTAGGTTCTGCTGATATATAGACATTTCTGTTTCACTTTCTATTCAACAACCCTCACTCCCATCTGTACAGCGCTCTTCTGTTTACAAAGAACCAATCCTCACCATCAGCCTGTGAGGCAGGAGACTGGGAGGTGATGAGGGGGACACAGCTactacttaatgaatgcttatccAGTTCCAACCCCCCCCCTCCCAAAGACGAGCCACTTCTAAATCCTTACCTGTAGGCTTCATCTAAGGACATATCCATCCTCTTCATGATGTAGGCAATAGCAATTGTGGCCGATCGAGAAATTCCAGCTAAGCAATGTACCAACACACATCCATTGGAAGCTTTTGCTTTCTCTAGGCAAGAATCACATTTGAGAAATGTCACTTTGAAAGACTTTTTGCAATAGGCAAGCATCATTTTAACAGGAAAACAGAAGACTTcataagagttaagtgatttgatttACAATCCAGGTTATGTCATTCCTTATTTTAGTGCTTTTGCCCAGTGGTTCTCAATCTTATTTTGTCCCTGTCTCAAAGGAACATTATGAATTTCTCCCCAAATCCATTTAAATATCCATTAATTTCAAGGAAACGCACATTGTATTTATGCCTTGAAATTAAGGTAATTGAATTGAATATGTGACTACAACCCTAAAAAGACTGGCTTGAGAATCCTTTCATTAGACTAAGTAGAAAATGCTTGAAAACTTAAAGAATCCATCATCACTAAGTCAGTTTGTCTACTTTTctataggattttaaaaaatactgttctAAAAtcttaacaaaaaaggaaaagaatacacATTTAGTCATAACAATAAGTAGAAGGTAAAGGAATTTCCCACATTGAGTGTTTAGTAGAAAAGTAAAGTTGACTTATCACAACACTCTTAAATTTGTATTTGTAGTGTCATGGGCAAGAAGTGTGAACTCTGTGGTTGTTTCTGGACCGTATAAGATTTAAAGCGTTTCTCCACATGAATGACGAACATTAAGCCATGCTTTCATGAGAAAGGCGTAGCTATGGACGTTATGAATGACACAGCTTTGCTGTTCAAACTTAAAGCAATTTCCATTGAATGGATTTTCATTCATAACTCAACAAGTTGCTTTTATTGAGTCCTTAATGGGTAGTAAGTATGGTACTAAATTTGGGTGATGTGAAGAAACAGAAGATATTTAAGAAGCTTCCAGTTTGACTGGGGAGACCAAGCTTACtcctataaaatagaaaatgatggtAAAGCAACATAAGGCAAGTGcaaaataatatatgtgtatttagaaacatccctcccccattagactaccACCATGATACCTTCTCATCCTCTTCCAGGCAATACTTCTCTTCTCCTTTGCAACACTTAGCACCCATATTGTATTTGTCTATATCACACACAATTTGGCACTTGATTAAATCTTACTTTATCTtattctttccttgtttctcaTGTTTAACTCTCATCTTTCCAACTtctatgaccatggacaaatgaCTTCAATTCTCAAGAcctcctcatttgtgaaataattAGTTTTAAAAAGCAGATCTCTATGGTTGCTTTTTAGCTCTGAGATCTATGATTCTACCATCCAGATTGCAAATTCCTTATGGATTAAGGGCTGTTTCCTGTACTTTTTCTTGTATCAATAAAGAGCCTAATGAAGGTCTAGGAATCAGTCAAGATGTGCAGTCATAAATACCTCCTGATTAACTGGTTGATATGTGTTGAAAATCAGAGTAAGATGGGGTTCTTCAAGAGAGGTTtcttaaagagctttaaaagaggTCTCAGGAGAAGTGGTCACCACCACCTGGCTGAGAAGGGAGCAGTCAGTGCTATGGGCACAGGAAGAGTAGTAGCTGGAGGAACTTGGGAAGATACAGGTTTGGCTGGGGCAGAAAGTCTATGTTGGGAAGAGAAGCATTTACAAAGGTGAGGAGCAGCTGCTAAAAGATTCTGAATGTCAAGCTGAAAACTTTAGATTCTATATGacaggtaatagggagccagtggaagTTCTtgagttttctccttttttgatgaaaataaaagggaaagaaatgaaagaggagaAAACTCACTGGAGAACTCTAGGCAAAAATAGGATGACAATAGCTGGGAAGGTCAGGGGATAGGAGAGTCAGGGATAATGTTTTCAATACTACAGAGACTGTGTAAATTGAAAAGGAGAGGAGCTGTGGCTGATCTTGAAATATAAAACTTGATAAATCatacttttaaatatatgaaatataaatttttataaagtacattttatatcttacatatgtaaatacaacatattttaatttattatattaatatatgatatcgatgttataataattataattcatttCATATGCTAATTTCctattttcatatattaaaatatatttaagaaaatatttttacatatatttatgtagttAGTTGTAATACCGACTGTTTtagtgtctgactctccatgaccccatttggggcttctTTGTCAAAGCTATTGAAGTGttttatgccatttccttcttgggctcattttatagatgaggaaactgaagcaaacaggattaagtgacttgtccaagatcacatacctaataaatgtctgaggccgcATTTGAACTCTGCCCTCAGGCCTGGATCTCTAATCCCTGAGTCTACAGATCCATGCATTTATAGATTTATGTCTCCATCTAGGTATGTGTCTTTTTATATGAGGGTATGTAGAGCCACATATATATCCATAGACATACACACGTAGATTATGATCTGGGTTTCTAGAAACAGAATTCTAGCTGCACATTCGTTATCTGAAAGAAAATCTAGCTCAAGCCtatcatttgatagatgagaaaagcTGCCTCcggggaggttaaatgatttagtTAGTGGCTGCCCTGGGCCTGGAATCTGGGTTGCCTCCTTCCCAGGGTTCTTTGCACCTCCCAAGGAGGCAGAATGACAAGTAAACAGGACCCCCAAGCTGCTGAATAGAGCTTTACATTAAGGGTGCAGGGTCCTTTGGCTTTCAGAACATCAGCGCACACAAGCCAGACCCCAGGTTCTCCCACCCCAAACACGACACCCCATAAAAGGAGCACCAGGGATGGGGATTACTATACAGCCCTGGATGGTGGCCCCTCCCTGGAGTCAGTATACACTCATTTGGTGCTGTAGAAATGTAGATTTTGAACTTTTGACTTTAttctccagaagtccttagtatttccccaaattccctatactCTCTCCTGGATCTCCACGTTGgtgagatcacgttattggtatttaagtggatgcaTCCACTTAAGTACCaaaaatactaaggacttctggggaatgaagtcaaaggttcaaaatctccatttatacagtgcACAGGACCTGCCACCATAAATTGGAGAAGAGGGGGGACAGTGAGTTAGAGAATTCAagccagatttttaaaaggaggttggagtttctttgttgttggtttttggttttttttggttgtGAATTTCATATAATGAGTGAGAATAAGATTAGCATCACTAAAATGATGAAAATCTTCCAACAAATAGTATGGATTATTTCTGTTATTTGAATCCTTAGGGTATAACACTGCATAAGACATTGTTACTACTCTTTACGACCCtctt contains these protein-coding regions:
- the DUSP16 gene encoding dual specificity protein phosphatase 16, with product MADEMTGTPIVTERLVALLESGTEKVLLIDSRPFVEYNTSHILEAININCSKLMKRRLQQDKVFITELIQHSAKHKVDIDGNPKVVVYDQSSKDVASLASDSFLTVLLGKLEKSFSSVHLLAGGFDEFSRCFPGLCEGKSSLVPTCISQPCLPVTNTGPTRILPNLYLGCQRDVLNKELMQQNGIGYVLNASNTCPKPDFIPESHFLRVPVNDSFCEKILPWLDKSVDFIEKAKASNGCVLVHCLAGISRSATIAIAYIMKRMDMSLDEAYRFVKEKRPTISPNFNFLGQLLDYEKKIKSQTGALGTKSKLKFLHLEKASDFVATVSEGAQKSETSIGTNSATSDPMGQRSVHPASLPGMQLAAFEDSPLVQGINGLHMSSDTLEDSNKLKRSFSLDIKSISYSSSMAASLHSFSSSEETLEYYKPSSALDGSSKLCQFSPVQEVSEQTPETSPDKEEASIPKKTQTPWQSESQNKRLHPGRSNGSNTAQRPLLSPLHRSGSVEDNYRTNFVFGLSTSQQHLAKSAAGLGLKGWHSDILAPQASAPSLTNSWYFATESSHFYSTSAVYGGSARYSAYSCSQLPTCSDQAFLVRRRQKPNDRADSRRSWHEESPFEKQLKRRSCQMEFGESMMSENRSREELGKVGSQSSFSGSMEIIEVS